The window CGCGTGCAATGGGGCGAGTTCGAATGGAAAGTCATCACCCATCCCCGTAATCATCCCCGTACAGGCGAGAAAGTGCATCTGCGCTTCGATGCCGAACACACTCTGGCGGTGCAGCCATGACCACGAATACAAACGTCAAAGTCTCGATCGAGCATCTCTACAAGAGTTACGGTGCGGAAACGGCCGTCAAGGACTTCAACCTGGACATCACCCAGGGCGAGTTCGTGACGTTGCTGGGCCCGTCGGGTTGCGGCAAGACCACGACCTTGCGCTGTGTCGCGGGGCTCGAGCGGCCGGAAGAGGGCGAAATCAGGATCGGCAGCGAGATCGTCGTGGCGCCGGAGAAGGACATCTACCTGTTCCCGGAGCACCGCAATATCGGCATGGTTTTCCAGAGCTACGCGGTGTGGCCGCACATGACCGTGTTCGACAATGTGGCCTACGGGTTACGCGTGCGGCGCGCTTCGGGGTCCGAGATCAAGACCCGCACCATGAAGGCGCTCGAACTTGTCGGGCTCGATCATCTGGCTGACCGGTTCGCGACCAAGCTTTCGGGCGGCCAGCGTCAACGCGTCGCGCTTGCCCGCGCGATCGTCTATGAGCCCGAGGTCATCCTCTTTGATGAACCGCTTTCGAACCTCGACGCAAAGCTCCGCGAACAGATGCGGGACGAGATTGTCCGCCTGCAGAAGGAAGTCGGGATCACCTCGATTTTTGTCACCCATGACCAGTCGGAAGCGCTCGTGATGAGCGACCGCGTCGTGGTGATGGACAAGGCGGTGATACAGCAGATCGGGGACCCCGAGGATATTTACGCCAACCCGGTAAACTCGTTCGTTGCCAACTTTATCGGCGTGACCAGCCTGCTCGAGGGAAAGCTGACCGCGCGCAACGGCGAGGCCTGCGAGATCGAGGTGCAATCGGCAAACGGTGGCGCACCGCTCCATCTGCGCGGGGCCGGAGCATCGGGCGCACAGCCAGGCGATGCGATCTTCCTGAACCTGCGCCCTGAAGACGTGCAGCTGCACCTTGAGGCGCCGGACGTCTCCGACGGGAAGAATGTCATCGAGGGCCAGGTCATCGACACCATTTATCTCGGCAGTTTCCTCGAGGGCCGGGTCCGTGCAAGCGGCCACGAGATCGGCATCCAGATCGACCATTACGAAAATTTGAGTCCTGACCAGACGGTATGGCTCACATTCCAGCCCGAACATGGTCTCTGCCTGACCGACTAGGAACTTATAGTCATGAGTATGCGTATTCTTGTATTTGGTGCTGGCGGCGTCGGGGCATATTTCGGGGGTCGTCTCGCGGAAGGCGGCTGTGATGTAACCTTCCTCGTCCGTCCCAAGCGCCAGGCGCAGTTCGCCGAGCGCGGGCTGGTCGTGCACAGCGACTTCTTCGATGATTTCACCGTCCCGGTTCAGACCGTCACCGCAGACGAATTGTCGGGCGAATTCGACCTGATCCTGGTCGCCTGCAAGGCTTACGATCTCGGGGCCGCGATGGAGGTGATCGCGCCGGCCGTCGGGGCACAGACCACGATCCTGCCGCTGCTCAATGGCATAAAGCAGATCGACCTGATGCAGGCGAAATTCGGTGACGACAAGGTGCTTGGCGGCACCTGCTACATCGGCGCCAAGCGAGACCCGGAAAACGGGGACATTACGCATTTCGGTGATTTTCACCGCATCGCTTACGGCGAGATGGCGGGTGGCATGTCCGCGCGGGTGGAGGCCTTCGCGGCGCTCAACGATGTGGTCAAGTTCGATATCGACCCGAGCCCCAATGTCTCGCAGGTGATGTGGGACAAGTTTGCGATGCTGTGTGCCATGTCGTCGGTCAACACGCTGACGCGCGGCACGGTGGGCGAGATTCTCGACACGTCGTCGGGCCATGCTTTTCTGACTGCCGCGCTCGCGGAATGTCAGAGCACGGCCGATGCGTTGGGCCATACGGTGTCCGACAAGGTTATCGCGACCTATGAAAAAATGTTCTCGACCCAGGGCTCGAAATTTGCCTCGTCGATGCTGCGCGATGTGTTGGCCGGAAACCGCACCGAGGGTGATCACATTATTGGCGATATGGTGGACCGAGCCGAGGCGGCCGGGCTGCACACACCGATCCTGCTGGCGGCGCGTGCCGGGCTTGCGGTTCATGAGAAAAAAGTCGCAGAGACTGCCGCCTAGATACGACTATTTGCGTCAGGAGACCTCGATGGACGTCAACAATCTTTCGGTCACGGAAATGGAAGCCTTCGTGGCGCGATTTTCCGAATTGACCGGGTCCGACGAGGCCTTCGTCGACAGCCGTCTCCCGGGCCACAAGCGGTTCAAGATCAATCTTGTCGGCATGGGCGTGGTCGAGGCCACGGACAAGCCGGAACTCCGCCCGAATATTCCGCTGCCGGCAAAGGGCTTCAATCTCGGCATGATCCAGGCCGAGAAAGGCAATGGCGCCGCGCTGCATTCTCATGAAACGGAAGAAGTCTTCATGCCCCTGATCGGGCCGTGGGAGGTCTACTGGGCGACCGAGGAGGGTGACCGATCGATCACGCTGCAACCGTTCGATTCAATCAGCGTACCGATGGGGGTCTACCGCGGATTTCGCCATGTCGGCGAGGGCACAGGTACGCTCCTGACGATCATCGGCGGGCCGGAGGCCGGGCGGGTAGAATGGCATCCGACGATCACCGATGCGGCCTCCGAGACCGGCCTGGCTCGTGACGCGGCAGGCGATCTGCAGGTGACGGCATGAGTGAGATTGTGCATGCCGCGCTGGTGACCGGCGCGTCCACCGGCCTGGGTCGCGAGACGGCGCTCACCTTGGCGCGCGCAGGATTCAATGTGGCGCTGGCGGATCGTGAGATCGGGCTTCTCGATGAGGTGATGACCCACCCGGACCTTGCGGGTGTAACGGCCATGCCGGTGGAGATTGAGCTTTTGTCCGAGACGAGCATCCGCGACGGGGTCGCGGCGGCCATCGCGGGGCTCGGCGGGCTCGACACGCTGGTCAACAACGCCGGCCGCACGCTCCTGGCGCAGGCGGTCGACGTCACTTGGGAAGAATGGGACTCGGTCATCGGCATCAATCTCAAGGGTGCTTACTTCGCGGCCGCGCGGCTGGCCGAACATTGCATTGCCGAGGGAAAGCCCGGATCGGTGGTCAATATCGCCTCGACCCACGGGATGACCGGGTTCGCAGGTCGTTCCGTCTACGGTATTTCGAAGGGCGGTCTCATCCAGATGGCCCGCATGCTGGCCATCGAATGGGCCGACGCGGGCATTCGTGTAAATGCCGTCTCACCGGGAACCGTGATGACGGAATCCCGCCAGAAACTCCTGAAAGATCCCGAGCATCGCGCGCGCATGCAGGCCCGTATCCCGACCGGGCAGTTTCCGCAGGCCCAGGAGATCGCCGACGCCGTGCTCTATCTCGCGAGCGCCGGCCCGTCGCTCACGGGCCAGGTGATCGCGGTCGACGGTGGGCTGACGGCCGAATAAGTCCGCTTATTCCTCGCCGAGCACCGCAACCGCGCGAATGGGACTGCCCGTACCGCCGCGGATCTTTAACGGAAAGCCGATAAACCGAAACCGCCCCTTGCCCACGACCTTGTCGAGGTTGGTGAGCCCTTCCATATGGGTGAAGCCCATGTCACGGCACACCAGATGCACCTCGAAATTGTCCTTGCCGGGGCGACCGGGGCTCACCGCCTCCACACCGAACATGACGATGCCCTTGTCACCCAGCCATTCGGCGGATTCCTTCGTCAGCCCCGGAAAATCCGTGAGGAATTCCGGCGTGCCGAAGGTGCGGTCGTAGTGGGCCATATAGAGAAACACGGTGTCGCGCGGTTGAATTTCGACGCCGGCGGCCTTTTCGGCGGCTTCGAGCTCTTCCACGGAAATCCGGCTTTTCAACTCCTTATGAGACAGATCGAGGCAAACGGCCTCGGTGTAGAAATCCTCAAGCGGCATTTGGTCGACCGACAATGCATTCGGGTCGGCGTCGAAATGCACCGGCGCGTCGACATGGCTGCCGGTGTGCTCACCGAAAGACATGAACTTGGATGCGATGGAGAATTTGACCCCCTCTGCCTCGCGGTAGGTGTCATGGGTGTTCCAGTCGGTGATGACCGCGGGCGGATGGTTCACCAGGGTCGGGCATTTATGAAAAATCTCGCCGCTCAGGTCGACCAGTTGCATGGCTTTTTACTCCCCCATAATACCCGCCGGAATTAGTCTTCCGCGACGGGTTGAATCAGTTCTCGTTTTCGTAAGTCTCGACGCCGCCGAGATCGGACAGGTCCTCTTCCCGGCCGCGCAGTTCAACGGTGTTGCGGTCGGGGTCGCGTACAAAGACCGAGACATGGCCTCCGCGCCCGAACTTGACCGGCCCCTGCGTTACTTCGATGCCATTCTCGTTTAGAAGGCGGATGGTTCCGGCAATGGTGTCGACCCGGAAGGCCACGTGAGTGAAGCCCGGATACTTGGTGTCGACATCCATCAGGATATTGTCGCCGCCATTGTCATCGTTGGCGTTGAACACGAGGTTCAATTCGACCCCGGCATCGTTTTCCACCACGGCTACCGGGTCATTGTCTGCCTTGTGAACAACGCTGAACCCGAAAATTTCATAGAACGCCATGGCGCGGTCGAGGTCGGCCACGCGAATACCGATATGGTCGATGGTTTCAATCTTCATGCTGTGGTGTCCTCCAAACGGGTGTTCGAGACGAGTTTAGTCCTGTGTCTCCATTCGGCCAATGTGTCTGGAGCGCAATTCATTGGCAGGCTACACGTTGTTTGTTCGTGCGCGACCAGACCTCCGGTAAAAGCCTTTATTGACTGTTTCCAAAAACAACTTGAACACGAATGATGTAGATGAAGGGTTCTCGCACCTTGTTCAGGTTGCCGGGTGTGTGAGGGGTTCGGGTAACGGGGGAAACCATGCTTGCAGGTCGTGTCGTCGAAAAGCTTTTGCTCAATCAAGCAGGAATAACAAAAGTCGCGATCGGATTCGTTGTTGCCTACGGGGCGGGCTGGTTCAAGGGTTGGGACCTCTTGTCAGAATCCCTGTCCACGCAGTCGCTGGGCGGTGCGGTCGCAGTGCAGGGGGGCATTCTGGCAGATCAGGCGGCGCGGGTTGTCGAGATGTCTGGCTATGGCCTGCTGGCGCTGACAGGCGCATTGGGCATTTCAGCGTTTGTCGGTGCGGTGTTTGACGAGAAACGAGGTCTGGTCGGGGT is drawn from Alphaproteobacteria bacterium and contains these coding sequences:
- a CDS encoding cupin domain-containing protein, with product MDVNNLSVTEMEAFVARFSELTGSDEAFVDSRLPGHKRFKINLVGMGVVEATDKPELRPNIPLPAKGFNLGMIQAEKGNGAALHSHETEEVFMPLIGPWEVYWATEEGDRSITLQPFDSISVPMGVYRGFRHVGEGTGTLLTIIGGPEAGRVEWHPTITDAASETGLARDAAGDLQVTA
- a CDS encoding ketopantoate reductase family protein; the protein is MSMRILVFGAGGVGAYFGGRLAEGGCDVTFLVRPKRQAQFAERGLVVHSDFFDDFTVPVQTVTADELSGEFDLILVACKAYDLGAAMEVIAPAVGAQTTILPLLNGIKQIDLMQAKFGDDKVLGGTCYIGAKRDPENGDITHFGDFHRIAYGEMAGGMSARVEAFAALNDVVKFDIDPSPNVSQVMWDKFAMLCAMSSVNTLTRGTVGEILDTSSGHAFLTAALAECQSTADALGHTVSDKVIATYEKMFSTQGSKFASSMLRDVLAGNRTEGDHIIGDMVDRAEAAGLHTPILLAARAGLAVHEKKVAETAA
- a CDS encoding cyclase family protein — encoded protein: MQLVDLSGEIFHKCPTLVNHPPAVITDWNTHDTYREAEGVKFSIASKFMSFGEHTGSHVDAPVHFDADPNALSVDQMPLEDFYTEAVCLDLSHKELKSRISVEELEAAEKAAGVEIQPRDTVFLYMAHYDRTFGTPEFLTDFPGLTKESAEWLGDKGIVMFGVEAVSPGRPGKDNFEVHLVCRDMGFTHMEGLTNLDKVVGKGRFRFIGFPLKIRGGTGSPIRAVAVLGEE
- a CDS encoding SDR family oxidoreductase codes for the protein MSEIVHAALVTGASTGLGRETALTLARAGFNVALADREIGLLDEVMTHPDLAGVTAMPVEIELLSETSIRDGVAAAIAGLGGLDTLVNNAGRTLLAQAVDVTWEEWDSVIGINLKGAYFAAARLAEHCIAEGKPGSVVNIASTHGMTGFAGRSVYGISKGGLIQMARMLAIEWADAGIRVNAVSPGTVMTESRQKLLKDPEHRARMQARIPTGQFPQAQEIADAVLYLASAGPSLTGQVIAVDGGLTAE
- a CDS encoding ABC transporter ATP-binding protein: MTTNTNVKVSIEHLYKSYGAETAVKDFNLDITQGEFVTLLGPSGCGKTTTLRCVAGLERPEEGEIRIGSEIVVAPEKDIYLFPEHRNIGMVFQSYAVWPHMTVFDNVAYGLRVRRASGSEIKTRTMKALELVGLDHLADRFATKLSGGQRQRVALARAIVYEPEVILFDEPLSNLDAKLREQMRDEIVRLQKEVGITSIFVTHDQSEALVMSDRVVVMDKAVIQQIGDPEDIYANPVNSFVANFIGVTSLLEGKLTARNGEACEIEVQSANGGAPLHLRGAGASGAQPGDAIFLNLRPEDVQLHLEAPDVSDGKNVIEGQVIDTIYLGSFLEGRVRASGHEIGIQIDHYENLSPDQTVWLTFQPEHGLCLTD
- a CDS encoding VOC family protein, with the protein product MKIETIDHIGIRVADLDRAMAFYEIFGFSVVHKADNDPVAVVENDAGVELNLVFNANDDNGGDNILMDVDTKYPGFTHVAFRVDTIAGTIRLLNENGIEVTQGPVKFGRGGHVSVFVRDPDRNTVELRGREEDLSDLGGVETYENEN